The nucleotide sequence CTCCAGCATCTAACCAGCCGAAGATGTAGCAGGTAATTGGCCTAAGTTAACCAAACCAAGAGTCAATGCTCCATGAGATAACATGTTCGATTTAAAAATCTTGTTTAAGACTACATCTTATACCCTTTGAATCTTGAAAGTAAATGGGCATACTTCCCTGTCTCCGTCATTTGTTTTATCACCTCACGAGCATCAGCAACCCTTCCAGCATTCCGCAAACAACTCACTAAGGTAATATAGACAACAGAGTTTGGACTACAACCTTTCCTTTCCATTTCCTTGAACATTGAGCATGCTTCATCGAATTTCCCTGCCATGCATAATCCCCGAATCATGGAATTGTATGTAAAAACATTTGGGACTAGTTCCTTGGAAAGCATTTCTTCAAACATTTCCTGCGCTTTCTCAAGCTCACGTGCCACTACATATCCGGTTATCATAACAGTATAAGCCACCACATCTGGCATGCACccattctttttcatttcattgaaaaaatattgGCAAGCATCCAATTTCCCGGCTCTGCTGAATCCATCTATCAATGTGGTGAAATGAAGTACAGTAGGCTCTATACCTGTTTCTCTCATGTAATTCAAAAGTTTAAGAGCTTTAAATTGTTCCTTTTCTTTACCGAGATCCTCTTTATCGAGATCCCCTTTACCGATATCCCCTTTACTGATAGCATGAAGAAGAATGTTGTAGGTATGAAAATCTGGAGAAAATCCATTTCTATCCATCTCACCAAGCAGTGTGAGGACCTGATCCACCTTTCCAAGTCTGTACTTGGCATAAATGACAATATTATAAGTTAAAATATCTGATGAAAAACCACCATCAAGCAACATCTGTTCATAAACCCACTCAATCAATTTGTACTGATTTAGCACGAGAAAACTGTGTAGAATTGCGTTATAGGAATGCTTAAAAGGCCTATAGTTAAAGGACTTCGATTTTATGAACCTCTCCACCAATGTCTTAGCCAAGCCCGCCTCGCCACAAGTACGAATCAAAATATTGAAAGTACGAGCAGTAGCCTTATAACCTTTCCCAATCATCTCATCGACCAACCTCCACAACGCCTTAAACTCTTTGCACTCAGCATATATGTTCATAATCAAGTGATAGGCATTCGCTGTGTGCCGATAATCCTCCTGCTGACCACACCACACAAAAAACTTATAAGCCAGCTTTGCACACCTGGTCTTATTCTCACTAtttatattcttcaaaattccaaaGAGAACCTCTCTAACAAGAATACCCGAAGGTCTTATACCCAACTCCTCTAAAACCAACCTAGCATCTAAACCAGGACCATCTTGTCTAAGAACCTCAAGAGCCCTCTTAGCATCTAACTTCACACTTTCAATGAACCCTTGTCTAAGCGAAAATGGATTTTGATCAAAATTCGAATCCTCATTCAAATGAAACCCTTTGTCCAAATTAGAATCAAAATCAGAAACTATTTTCTTCAAAGGCTCCTCAATACATTCAAACCCATTATTATTACTACCAGCAAACGTATCCTTACACAATCTCCGtgaaataacaaaacaatgaaaaaatttGTGGACGACCCTTTTCCTTAAACCTAAAAGGGCTATTGAATTCATGGTTAGAATTCCAACCCATCATCTCTGCAACTCAGAAAcgctcaacaacaacaaacatgaTTTTTCCAATATAACAACGAAGTTTCGTTGCAATGGAAGCTTCCAGAAATTCTTTAAGCTAAAAAATTTATGGATATCCATCGAATTGAAAACATGCGGGTTGTTGAAATTGAAGAACAGTGAAAAAACGTGAAAGGGGCGATATAGCGTACCGTGTACGATGATGTTGTGAGGTGTCGATAGAAACAACGTTGTTGGTGACGATAAATGGTGTCATATGAAGATGCAATACATTGTAGCAGTGTTTGATTTAGAGTTAGTGAAAAGAGAAAACCCTGTAAAACCCTactgaggaagaagaagatgaattaCTCGTGAGGCGCAACGCACCGTTTTGgttaaatgtaaaaattattattttatattttaagattttgtttttgttacttactatattttaagaatttgtatactacatttttaaggttttttttgttgagtaaaactctatttttagggttttttttttttttttttttacaaatctcTATTATTTAAAGTTGGAAACATATCATAAACCCCATTTAGACCCGAATTCACTAAAACTCTTAATCAAAAACCAAATGCTcgtatgattaaaaaaaaaaaaatcaaatgctcGAATGTCACTTATTGAAAAATATGGATTGTATCTAGAGGAAGGTGGTGAATTGATTTCCCCTTATATTTCGAGGTGAAAAATATTGGTtagtaattataaataaattatttattaaaaagtcaTTGTTTCGATTCAAATGTATTAAAGCACACCCTTAAGAGCATTTGAGATGGTTAGGATTCTTTCCCAACTTAACTAAATATAGTTCGAATTCAGCTTCAGGATTGCAAGCGTTAAATTTCAAGTGTGAGAATTTTGTCATCCATTATGGTCATGTCCAACTCGAGGATTTAAATGTGCGAGCtccagccactaggctactagacaaaaaaaaataaacaataaatgtaTTAAATGCAATAAGTGGTCTCTCATTTGaccaattaaaaagaaaacacagCGAGACAAGTGCAAGTTGCTTCTCTACCAAGTATCAACCAACATTGTTGATTGAA is from Medicago truncatula cultivar Jemalong A17 chromosome 1, MtrunA17r5.0-ANR, whole genome shotgun sequence and encodes:
- the LOC25485065 gene encoding pentatricopeptide repeat-containing protein At1g55630, whose amino-acid sequence is MNSIALLGLRKRVVHKFFHCFVISRRLCKDTFAGSNNNGFECIEEPLKKIVSDFDSNLDKGFHLNEDSNFDQNPFSLRQGFIESVKLDAKRALEVLRQDGPGLDARLVLEELGIRPSGILVREVLFGILKNINSENKTRCAKLAYKFFVWCGQQEDYRHTANAYHLIMNIYAECKEFKALWRLVDEMIGKGYKATARTFNILIRTCGEAGLAKTLVERFIKSKSFNYRPFKHSYNAILHSFLVLNQYKLIEWVYEQMLLDGGFSSDILTYNIVIYAKYRLGKVDQVLTLLGEMDRNGFSPDFHTYNILLHAISKGDIGKGDLDKEDLGKEKEQFKALKLLNYMRETGIEPTVLHFTTLIDGFSRAGKLDACQYFFNEMKKNGCMPDVVAYTVMITGYVVARELEKAQEMFEEMLSKELVPNVFTYNSMIRGLCMAGKFDEACSMFKEMERKGCSPNSVVYITLVSCLRNAGRVADAREVIKQMTETGKYAHLLSRFKGYKM